The Halictus rubicundus isolate RS-2024b chromosome 3, iyHalRubi1_principal, whole genome shotgun sequence genome includes a region encoding these proteins:
- the Mrpl19 gene encoding mitochondrial ribosomal protein L19, with translation MVILYRFLSHKIWQNVLRLQSPNQEKRAFSSIAQIVEHQTEPESNAQNETKQESPSTSHENHRYLYPEFLPDPNPLYRNSMREKLERFDMLARRSIINIPEFYVGSILAVTYSEPHALGKVNRFVGICILREGCGLRASFILRNVVDGEPIEVKYELYDPAIQKIECLRLERRLDNDLLYLRDAPEEYSTFPFNMDVELVPEGAPVPVNEIKIPLKDQKWFKRWEREDLKGVVDLMPLINEKRRRQAAAAAKPWEKYDLMKTYRATIPQEEQEEIFSELQTELCQLEVKKNILKRKRTFSRPKKSV, from the exons ATGGTTATCCTATACAGATTTTTATCTCACAAAATATGGCAAAATGTGCTCCGTTTACAATCGCCAA ACCAAGAAAAGAGAGCTTTTTCATCTATCGCACAAATAGTGGAGCATCAAACAGAACCCGAAAGCAATGCTCAAAATGAGACCAAGCAAGAATCGCCCAGCACATCACACGAAAATCATAGATATCTCTATCCAGAGTTTTTACCCGACCCGAATCCATTATACCGTAATAGCATGAGAGAAAAATTAGAACGCTTTGATATGCTAGCTAGAAGGTCTATCATCAATATCCCTGAATTCTATGTTGGCTCTATATTAGCGGTAACATATTCCGAGCCACACGCACTTGGAAAAGTAAATAGATTCGTTGGCATATGCATACTCAGAGAAGGTTGTGGATTAAGGGCTTCGTTCATTCTAAGAAACGTTGTGGATGGTGAACCCATAGAAGTAAAGTACGAGCTATATGATCCAGCTATCCAGAAAATTGAATGTTTAAG aTTGGAGAGAAGATTGGACAATGATCTACTTTATCTCAGGGACGCACCAGAAGAATATAGTACATTCCCATTCAATATGGATGTAGAACTGGTACCCGAAGGAGCACCGGTTCCAGtcaatgaaattaaaattcctCTTAAAGATCAGAAATGGTTCAAGAGATGGGAACGAGAAGATTTGAAAGGAGTGGTAGACTTGATGCcacttattaacgaaaaacgtagAAGGCAAGCAGCAGCTGCTGCTAAACCATGGGAGAAATACGATTTAATGAAAACTTACAG ggCGACCATTCCGCAAGAAGAGCAGGAGGAAATATTTTCTGAATTACAGACTGAACTCTGTCAGTTAGAGGTGAAGAAGAATATACTGAAACGTAAACGTACATTTTCCAGGCCAAAGAAGAgtgtataa